AAAGGCGATGGCTGTGACAAAGAAAGTACGAGCCACGCTTGTGCCTGTGTAAGCCAGTAGAATGTAAGACAGGGACAGACCCATCAGGGCGGAAAAGGCCCAGAAGCAGATCTGCGCTGTTGCAGCAGACATTTTGTGAATGCGCGCGCTGAAGAAGAAAACAAAACCCAGCGGGGCCAGCATGACGACCCATTTCAGTGGTGTGCCGTGGATGGCTTGCATCAGGGGTGCGGATGTGGACGCCAGCATGGCCACAATACCTGTCAGCGCAAGGGCTGCAGCCATATAGTTATAGACACCCAGCATATATTTGCGAAGGCCAACGTCATACTGTGCAACGCGTGCCTCAGCATGTGACATGGTTTGACGGTCATTACCGAATTGCATGTGAATCCTCTTATAGGAGCTGTTAAAACTCAATGAAATGTATTGAGTCTAAATATGTCATGAAATTCATGTTTTGCAAGGGAAACCGGACGTTACTTTACTCATTCCTTAAATGAGGGGCTGCTTTTTGCCCCAAAGCCTGCCAGGTCCCGATAAAGCCTGCCCCGATGGTGAGGATCAAGCAAAGGAAAAGGGTCATGGCGATGGTCTGGGGATAAAAGGCCCAATCCATATTCATCAGGAAGGTAATCACCCCCCAGGAGGACAGGGTGCCCACGATCGCTGCAATCAGTCCGGTGACAAGGCCGAGCAGGCCATATTCGATCAGATAAGCCAGCAACATGCGCCCGCGTGTGGCCCCCAGAACCTTAAAGACAATGGCTTCATAGGTACGTTGTTCCCGTCCTGAGGCCATAGCTCCTGCCAGAACAAAGCCACCGGCCATAACGGTCAGGCTGGCGGCAAGACCAATGGCGGTGGAAATTCCGTCCATCAGGTTACGGGCAGATTGTAACGCGTCTTTCACCCGAATGATGGAAACATTGGGAAAATGGCGTGCCAGTGACTTTTCGATTGTGTCCAGGGCTGTATCATCGGCGTGAACGGCGGCAATGTGGGAGTGCGGGGCATATTCCAGCAGGCCCGGGCTCATGATAATGGCAAAATCAAAACGCATGGACTTCCAGTTAATTTCTCGCAAGGAGGTAATGGTGGCTGTCACATTACGTCCCAAGACATTGACGCTGAGTGTATCACCGATATCCACACCAAAGCCTTTGGCAAGGCCAGCATCCAGTGAAATCAAGGGTTTGCCACGATACTCTTCGGCCCACCACTCCCCTTTAATAATTTTGGAGCCTTCCGGTGTTTGGGCGGCATAGGTCAGGGCACGGTCCCCGCGAATGGCCCATTGGGATTGACTGGCGACTTTGGCTTTATCCACATCAACTCCGTTGATCTTGGTGATGCGCCCGCGCAAGGACGGCACCCGTTTATAATTGCTGGCCCCTTTGATGGTTGTCAGGGTGTCATCAAACGGGGTGATTTGATCGTTTTGAATATCAATAAAGAAAAAGGCTGGGGCATCTTTGGGCAGGTCATCATTAATCTGACCACGTAAATTTTGATCAATTTGCGTGACAGCAACAAGTACGGATAGCCCTAAGCCAAGAGATAGAATCACAGATGGAGCAGTGGAGCCGGGACGATGCAGGGCTGTGATGGCAAGGCGTAAGGAGGTTTGCTTGAAATGCGGGGCTCTTTGGGCCAGTTTTGTCACGACTTGTCCGGCAAGCTTTAGAATACCAAGGACAAGGGCGGCAACAACGACAAAGATAATCGCAAAATCAAGGCGATGGGCTGTGCTGAGAGTT
This sequence is a window from Terasakiella sp. SH-1. Protein-coding genes within it:
- a CDS encoding FtsX-like permease family protein; the protein is MNNWTQSWRLARRELRGGTKGFRIFLACLILGVTTIAAVFSLNQSISAGLARDGKVLLGGDIDLRLSGREITDEQQNFLQENGRLSHATELRAMAQKQDKRLLVELKAVDSLYPLVGAIESEPAGLSVDENTALIEPTILDRLHLKLGDTLTIGKAEITITGVLKKEPDRIASVINFGPRILVSQKTLENTQLLKPGSVVRHHYRLLLNDISISNNFSDILKEKFPEAGWRMRTPDKAAPGVENFIDRLSLFLSFVGFTTLLIGGVGVSSGVRDYLNGKIATIATFKSLGASSKTVFQIYFLQIFLLSLVGIGIGLFLGASVPYIAATVGARFFPVQPESALYLPELLIAATFGILTVLSFAFWPLGRTQNVPASALFRDKTTPITASPAPIYKYLSYLFVFFLIALTLSTAHRLDFAIIFVVVAALVLGILKLAGQVVTKLAQRAPHFKQTSLRLAITALHRPGSTAPSVILSLGLGLSVLVAVTQIDQNLRGQINDDLPKDAPAFFFIDIQNDQITPFDDTLTTIKGASNYKRVPSLRGRITKINGVDVDKAKVASQSQWAIRGDRALTYAAQTPEGSKIIKGEWWAEEYRGKPLISLDAGLAKGFGVDIGDTLSVNVLGRNVTATITSLREINWKSMRFDFAIIMSPGLLEYAPHSHIAAVHADDTALDTIEKSLARHFPNVSIIRVKDALQSARNLMDGISTAIGLAASLTVMAGGFVLAGAMASGREQRTYEAIVFKVLGATRGRMLLAYLIEYGLLGLVTGLIAAIVGTLSSWGVITFLMNMDWAFYPQTIAMTLFLCLILTIGAGFIGTWQALGQKAAPHLRNE
- a CDS encoding Bax inhibitor-1/YccA family protein, whose product is MQFGNDRQTMSHAEARVAQYDVGLRKYMLGVYNYMAAALALTGIVAMLASTSAPLMQAIHGTPLKWVVMLAPLGFVFFFSARIHKMSAATAQICFWAFSALMGLSLSYILLAYTGTSVARTFFVTAIAFGSLSLYGYTTKRDLSGMGSFLIMGVVGLIIGGLVNIFLQSTMMHFIISGVGVLLFAGLTAYDTQQIKDTYHELDSSDVAGKKAIMGALMLYLDFINMFQFLLSFMGERE